The genomic window CCTCTGGTCGATCGTCTCGTTCCGCCCGCAGATCGAGTACGTTGCCGACCTGCCGCTCGTGTTCAAGCTGCACGCCGCCTGCGCCTTCCTGATCGTCGCGGTGCTTCCGTTCACGAAACTCGTGCACATGCTCTACCTCCCCGTAGATTTCCTGAAGGACCCGCCGCTTCTGTACCGCTGGCGATCGAAATAACTATTTAATAATTTACAGGAGGGTAGATGTCGTCACGAGTATTGGCAGTATGGAGCCCGGAGGATGCAACATTCTGGGAGGATCAGGGCAAGGCGGTCGCCTATCGAAACCTGTGGATCTCGATCCCCGCCCTGTTCATCTCGTTCGCGGTATGGATGGTCTGGAGCGTGGTGGTGGTTAACCTGCAGTCGATCGGTTTCGCCTTCGACGCGGATAAACTTTTCTGGCTGGCGGCGCTTCCGGGACTCTCCGGCGCCACCCTGAGGATCTTCTACTCTTTCATGGTCCCCATCTTCGGCGGCAGGACCTGGACCACGATCAGCACCGCTTCACTTCTCATCCCCGCGGTCGGCATCGGCTTCGCCGTGCGCGACCCGAGCACGAGCTACACGACCATGCTGCTGCTCGCCTTTCTCTGCGGCCTGGGAGGGGGAAACTTCGCGTCTAGCATGTCCAACATCAGCTTTTTCTTCCCGAAATCGCTGAAGGGAACCGCCCTCGGCCTGAACGCGGGGCTCGGCAACCTGGGCGTCAGCGCCATGCAGTTCCTGGTACCGATCGTCATCACAACCGGTACCTTCCGTGCGCTCTGCGGCAACCCCCAGCTTTGCGTCATCAAGGGGACGGCGGAGTCGGTATGGATGCAGAACGCCGGCTTCATCTGGGTCCCCTTCATCGTGCTCGCCACCCTCGCCGCCTGGTTCGGCATGAACGATATCGCCGATGCGAAGGCGTCCTTCAAGGAGCAGTCGGTCATCTTCAAGCGCAAGCACAACTGGATCATGTGCTGGCTCTACCTCGGCACCTTCGGCTCCTTCATCGGCTACTCGGCCGGTCTGCCGCTCTTGATCAAATCCCAGTTCCCAGCGGTCAGCCCGACCCAATACGCCTTCATCGGCCCGCTGCTGGGCGCCCTGTTCCGTCCGGTCGGCGGCTGGATCTCCGACAAGCTGGGCGGCGCGCGGGTCACCTTCTGGAACTTCATCGCCATGGCGGCGGCCGCCGTCGGCGTGCTGTACTACCTCCCAAGCCAGGGAAACGCCGGCAATTTCTGGGGCTTTCTCGCCATGTTCATCCTGATGTTCATCACCACCGGGATCGGCAACGGTTCCACATTCAGGATGATACCGGTTATCTTCTTGACCGAGCGCCAGCGCGCCGCGCAGGATGGCGGCCCGAAAGCGCAGGCCCAGGCGACGGCCGAGGCGGGCAAAGAAGCGGCGGCGGTTTTAGGCTTCAGCTCGGCGTTCGCAGCCTACGGGGCCTTCTTCATACCCAAGGCCTTCGGAAGCTCGATAACCCACACCGGAGCCCCGCATCTGGCCCTGTACGGCTTTCTGGCCTTTTACCTGAGCTGCCTGGCTCTCACCTGGTACTGTTATTCGCGGAAAAACGCCGAGATGCCTTGTTGAGTTAAGCGCTGTGAAGGGAACGGGGAAGCGTGGTATCTTTCCCCGGTGTCTCCAGCAGAGTTGGGGCGGGGCGACGGCCACGGAGCCGTCCCCCCGCCGCCCGCCGGAGGGTTACATGATCCTGCAACTTCTCATACCGATGCTTTTCTGTACGCTGCTGGTGGCGCTTCTGTACTCCTGCGTCGGCCACGGCGGCGCGTCCGGATACATCGCGGTACTCGCTTTGTTCAGCGTGTCGCCCGAGGTCTTCAAGCCGACCGCTCTCACCCTGAACCTGCTGGTCGCCGGAATCACCACGTGGTCGTTTTTCCGCGCCGGGCATTTCTCGTGGCGGCTTTTCTGGCCCTTCGCCGCGACCTCGATCCCGTTCAGTTTCCTCGGCGGATACCTCACCCTCCCCGCCCACATCTACCGGCCGCTGGTCGGGGTGGTGCTGCTCCTGTCGGCGTCGCGTCTTTTGCTGCAGAAAAACGCCGCCCCAGTCCGCACCACTCCCCCGTCCCTGCCGGTCGCTCTCGTCATCGGGGCCGCGCTCGGGCTTCTCTCCGGGCTGACCGGAGTCGGCGGCGGCATTTTCCTGAGTCCCCTTCTGCTGCTCTGCAAATGGGGCGAACTGCGGGAGGTATCAGCGGTTGCCGCCCTGTTCATCCTGGTGAACTCCTGCGCCGGACTACTCGGGCACCTGAGCGGCGTACAGGCGATACCGAGCTACGCTCCGCTCATGGCGGGAAGCGCCCTTCTGGGCGGCGCCATCGGGTCCCTGCTGGGTAGCCGCCACCTCCCCGTCCCCACCATCATGCGGGTCCTATCGCTCGTACTCACCATCGCCGGGTTCAAGCTGTTGTTGGTTTAAACCCAAAATCTAAAACATGAAAACCAGGAAGATGACGCCGGCGGCGATGCGGTAGATGCCAAAGGGGATGAAGGTGTGGCTGGTGACGAACTTGAGGAGCGCCTTGATGCCGATCACGCCGAAGATGAACGAAACGACGAACCCGACGGCGATGTTCTGCCAGTCCCCCATGTGAAACACTGAGTGGTTCTTGTATATGTCGTAGCAGGTGGCGGCGAACATGGTGGGAAGCGCGAGGAGAAAGGAAAATTCGGCGGCGTCCTTGCGGTCGAGCCCGCAGACAAGCCCGCCGATGATGGTGGCGCCTGATCGCGATACACCGGGGACCATGGAGAGACACTGCACGAGGCCGATGATGAAGGCCTGCCGGTAGCTGACTTCGTCAAGGGTATGGGTCGTGGCCGGGCGGTCCTTCATCCAGAGCTCAATGACGATGAAGGCGACGCCGCCAGCGATGAGCATGTAGCTCACCAGGGAGGGCTGGAAGAAAGACTTGACCAGTTTGTAAAGGAGAAACCCAATGGTGCCGGTCGGCAGGAATGCCCAGCAAAGCTTCTTGAGCAGTTCCGGGCGGGCGAAGAGCTGTTTTCGGTACACCTCGACGACGGCGAGCATCGCCCCGAGTTGGATGACCACCTCGAATACCTTGTGAGCATCGGTTTGCGGCAGTTTCAAAAGCGCGGAAGCCAGGATGAGATGACCAGTTGATGAAATCGGAAGAAACTCGCTAAGCCCTTCCACGATGCCAAGTATGATCGCGTCAAAAATCCCCACGGAAAACACTCCTCGGACGGCCGCTACGGCTGTCGCTGGTTATTTAAGCGACACAACATACCTGATCGTCTCCGCCTTGTAAAGGCGTCACTTCCCGCCTTCAGACACCTAGGTCCGTCAGTCAAAGACTTGTGAAACATTGCACGGAGCAACTGGTCAGCGAAGGACCAATTGACTTCGAGCCGGAAGCGTTTTACTCCGAACCGGAACCGATCAGACTTTCCGGTTCGGAGTGAGGCGGTCCTCAAACCGGGCTCAGTTTGTCATAGGCTGCGTAAAGGGTGTTCTCCTCGCTGCGCAGTCGCCTGGAGATGGTCGCAAAGAGACGCCCGAGCGCTCTCGCGAACTCTATGTCGATCTGCGCATCGTCTGCCGCATACTTTTTGAAAAACGCGATGGCGTTGCTAGAGATCTCGTCCATGTCCTTCGCGTAGAAGTCCACGGTGCGCTTTAGTGCCTGGTCTGTCTGTGAGGCACGGTTCAGCACCGGATAGAGCTGCGCATCTTCCTTCCTCAAGTGGGCGAGCAGCGTGTTCTGCGCCGCAACGAGGATCCTGTGCGCTTCTTTGTTCGTGATGGTGGTATCCTTCACGCGATTGAGCATCTCCTCGATTTGCACGTGGTCCTTTTTCAACTCATCGATCAGTCTGGACATCAGTTACCTCTCCTTGCAGCTTTCGTTGGCCTTTCTCTTGATCACACCATAGCCGGAGTGTAAACCCGGCAACAGCCGGGTAGCTTGATGCAGGTCAAGAAAGGCGAAGTTGCAAAACTTTTGAGAGGCAGATGAACGCTGTAGTATCCTAACCCCGGACCTGCACGGTGTTCTCTATGGTCCCCACATGGCGGTCTGTGAACAGCGAGAAAGCAGCGGCAAGCAGCATGATGTGAACGGGGAGCATTGTCCTGTCGCCGGTTGGGAGATGGAAGGACATCAGATCGAAAGGGGTCGCAAGGTATATCGCCACGATCCCGCAGAAATAGATCAGTGCGGAAAGCATGCAAAACGGCCCTCCACACCCCAGGTGCTCCTTTTTAGCAACCTTGTAAACCAGGGCGAGGAGGAAGATACCGAGACTCAGGTTGACGTTGTCTGTGACGTAAAGGTGTTTCAAAATAACCGGAAGTGCACCGTTCGACAAGCGGTGCTGAGCGGTCACCAACGATCCCAGGCCGAGTTGGAGATCGTTCTTCAGATGGAAAAGATGCTTTTGCTTTTCCCAAAGTATCCATCCCGACGCTATGACAAATAGAATCGAACTGCCCTCCCACCATCTCATCATGCCGGGGGGTGAGAGCCGTCCCCTTTTCAGGAGCAGAAAACAGCAGACTAAGACTGTCACAACCAGTACATAAAGCATCCCCTCGTTTTTCAAGCCCAGTACGATCCCGGCAGCGAGGACGCCCGAAATGAGGTCAAGCCGGCCCCAACGGTCAAGCCATCGCCCGAGAAAGAAACAGCCGAAACCGGCGTAAAGGGCTACATATCCGTCCATATAGCCATTGGTGAGCCACGGTCCCAGGAATAACAGCGGAAGGGAGATGAAGATCACGTGCCACCACTTCCCGCCTAGAATAGACAGGAACAACAGCATGGCCGGCAAAAGAAGCGCGACAAGGCCCATCTTGGGGAGATATTCGTTCCAGTACCCGGCAACCGAAGCGATCTGGGCAGCGAGAATGGGGAAAAGCAGGGGGTAGTCCGTGTGGGAAAAGGCGATGGACGGGAGGGTCCAGTCTCCTCCCGCTTCCACTGAACGGTTGTAGAAGATCATCTTCGCGTGGAAGAACCAGATGGACCTGGCGTCCCACCCCGAGACAGGATCGCATACGACAAGATAGCAACAGCCGAGATAGAGTGCCAAGGTCGGGACCAGCCAACGGACGGCAACCATAGGCACCCCGCTTTTTTTAAAGGCAAGGGCGAGCAAGGCGGCAACGGAAAGAAAGCAGCCCGCCATGGTTGCTGATTTAAGGTCTGACAGCAGCAGGACGAGGAAATGATTTATCAAAACTCCGAACATCAGCGCCGTGGCAAGTTTTTGCTGGGCGGAACCGTCCGAAGAAGAGGCATCCGTCTCCCCCCCCCTACATATGAGAAAGAGTGATGCACCGAGTCCGAGCAGGTATGGAAGCATGAGGCTAACGGCAGCTGGCAATGCGAATCCTTTTCGTTTCCTTCTGTGATACACAGCCGGCCGGTAGAGGTTCTGCGAGAGATGAAACGTAAAGTTCACCGTCATCCGTGACCACCGCCGGGTAAATGCTTTCGGTGATGGGTTGTGCGAGGAACCTGTTATCGGAAAGGGGCTTTGACAAAGTGATGGATTTCGCCCCGCTTCGCCTCACCCAATCCAACACGGAGAGAGCTTCAGGCGGCAACACCTCCGTCTCACCGCAACGGGGCGTGGAAAGGTTATGCAGCACCTGCCCTACAC from Geomonas ferrireducens includes these protein-coding regions:
- a CDS encoding NarK family nitrate/nitrite MFS transporter, translated to MSSRVLAVWSPEDATFWEDQGKAVAYRNLWISIPALFISFAVWMVWSVVVVNLQSIGFAFDADKLFWLAALPGLSGATLRIFYSFMVPIFGGRTWTTISTASLLIPAVGIGFAVRDPSTSYTTMLLLAFLCGLGGGNFASSMSNISFFFPKSLKGTALGLNAGLGNLGVSAMQFLVPIVITTGTFRALCGNPQLCVIKGTAESVWMQNAGFIWVPFIVLATLAAWFGMNDIADAKASFKEQSVIFKRKHNWIMCWLYLGTFGSFIGYSAGLPLLIKSQFPAVSPTQYAFIGPLLGALFRPVGGWISDKLGGARVTFWNFIAMAAAAVGVLYYLPSQGNAGNFWGFLAMFILMFITTGIGNGSTFRMIPVIFLTERQRAAQDGGPKAQAQATAEAGKEAAAVLGFSSAFAAYGAFFIPKAFGSSITHTGAPHLALYGFLAFYLSCLALTWYCYSRKNAEMPC
- a CDS encoding sulfite exporter TauE/SafE family protein; translated protein: MILQLLIPMLFCTLLVALLYSCVGHGGASGYIAVLALFSVSPEVFKPTALTLNLLVAGITTWSFFRAGHFSWRLFWPFAATSIPFSFLGGYLTLPAHIYRPLVGVVLLLSASRLLLQKNAAPVRTTPPSLPVALVIGAALGLLSGLTGVGGGIFLSPLLLLCKWGELREVSAVAALFILVNSCAGLLGHLSGVQAIPSYAPLMAGSALLGGAIGSLLGSRHLPVPTIMRVLSLVLTIAGFKLLLV
- a CDS encoding undecaprenyl-diphosphate phosphatase; translation: MGIFDAIILGIVEGLSEFLPISSTGHLILASALLKLPQTDAHKVFEVVIQLGAMLAVVEVYRKQLFARPELLKKLCWAFLPTGTIGFLLYKLVKSFFQPSLVSYMLIAGGVAFIVIELWMKDRPATTHTLDEVSYRQAFIIGLVQCLSMVPGVSRSGATIIGGLVCGLDRKDAAEFSFLLALPTMFAATCYDIYKNHSVFHMGDWQNIAVGFVVSFIFGVIGIKALLKFVTSHTFIPFGIYRIAAGVIFLVFMF
- a CDS encoding hemerythrin domain-containing protein, which produces MSRLIDELKKDHVQIEEMLNRVKDTTITNKEAHRILVAAQNTLLAHLRKEDAQLYPVLNRASQTDQALKRTVDFYAKDMDEISSNAIAFFKKYAADDAQIDIEFARALGRLFATISRRLRSEENTLYAAYDKLSPV